CCAGTGGTGATGCCCTTAAATGGGGTAACCGATCCGTGGTGTTACTTAATGAGTTGAAGTATTACAATTGTGATATCATGTGTCTCCAAGAAGTTGATTATATCCAattcaactctttctgGAACGATGAGCTAGGAAAACTTGGCTACGATTCTCAATTCTACAGGGAAGGGACTAAGAATCATGGAGTAGTGGTGTTTTGGAGGAAAGCGCTATTCAACTGCATTAAAGTTAGCCATATAAATCATGATCAGGAGAAAACATCAGATATAGCACCTAGAACTGTTGCACAGAATGTGGGTGTCTTAGTAGCTCTTGAGTTTTCAGAGAAAATaaaacaaaagtttcccTTCAGCAACAGAAAAGGGATACTGATCGGGACAACACATCTGTTCTGGCATCCATTTGGCACATATGAAAGAACACGCCAAACGTATTTAATcctgaaaaaaatgaaagagtTCCATATGTCGTTAACAGGGTCAGAAAAGGAGGATAAAATGAACGACGAGTGGTTTACTCTGTTCGCAGGAGATCTTAACTCTCAGCCATTCGATGCCCCCTACCTTTCGATGACCTCAAAACCAGTTCTGTACTCGGGGAGAGCTAAAACGGTCTTAGAATGCTCAACATCTTTCCAGTATTctaaaaagagaaatggCGAGTCGactgaagatgaagatgggGGAAATATTGAGAAATTTGGCCCAGAACAACCACAAACTCCTGTTCCAGACCAATTTAGTCCTACAGATGAGCAAAAAGAACTAGTCAAAAAAATACAGGTATTACATAACTCTTTACCAGTTATTGCGACTTCTTTATATAGTGCTGCGTACGCAAAAATTCACTCAGAAAATGCGGGCAAGGACAATGATAGAAACGAGCCACTAATTTCTAACTGGGCTCATGCTTGGAGAGGATTGTTGGATTATATTTTGGTTATTCAGGATTGGGGGTTTGGGGATAGAACGGCCCCGATCGATAATGTCCAACTATTCCAGCAAACTGGAATAGCAATTAATTCTCTTTTGAGAATGCCTCTCCCCGCAGAATTAGGGAACGAAGGGTTTCCTAAGGCAGGAATGTTTGGGAGTGACCACCTTTGTATGGCTGCTAATGTAGGTCTAGCGATGTAAGTTAAACTAACAGAAATACCCTCATTCAGTCAACTCCAAGCAGGCATCTATGCAATCTCCAATGTTCGAATTCTTAGCAATGGCAATATCTAATAAAATCTCAGAGTCCATGTCTGGGAACATTTGCTTAAGGTTTTTTAAAGTTGTTTCTCTCTCACTTTTTATTCTTGCCTCTTTCTTGCTTTCTTCCAACGATTGCTTCTTTGCAGTTTTCAATTCGTCCACAGAAGAGCTAACAGGCGAAGATTCACGTGAGGGTGAAGAGAAAAGAGTACTTAGAGATTGCTGAAAGATACCCGCGGAACTTTTCAGTACTTGAGAAGGAGCAAAGTCCTCACCTTTTCCCGTTCCAGCAATCATCTCCGTCAATGGTGAAAACAAACCTTGTTTCTGAGCATCTTCTTGTgcctttttttcttccaagatCTTCTGTTCTCGTTTTCTCTTGATAGACTCTTCCTTAAGTTTACGCTCATTATTTTCGATTTCAGCCGCAAAATCCTCTGCAGAAATAGTCAGCAGAGATTGCTCAATAGTTGTTATGAAGTTAGCTGCAATTTGTAAGGAGCTGACGTAGTAGCTAGATTCTCCAACAAGAAACCTATCGTTTCTAAATCTTTCGATAAAAGAAAGGTTGCTGATGAGGTTTCTAGTCTTACATTTGAGTATGACAAAAACTAGCAAAGGGACAAAAATATCAGCATTCTCCTCCACTTTGTGGATTTTCTGTTGTTGCCTAATCAAAGCAAAGATCACTTTACAACAGTTCAAAATGCATATAATTTTATCTCTTGGGGATTTATAGTCATtaactttggaaagttcGGTTCCTGCAAGTTTAACGAAAGAGGTTTCTGAATCAATCTTCAAGTGGATGTCAAGATGTTTTGGCTGGATCCACCTGTACTTCTTTAAATTAATATGATAGATTTTGTCCCTCGATAAATCTTCTCTATGAGATGGTGATAACTTTCTTTCCACCATCAGAGGAGGAAAAGTATCATTGTATATTCTACTCATAATAAATTTCTCAAGACCTTCCATAGTGTTGTTCACATCCTCATCAGTTGATAAGTTGTCAAAAGGTTTGCATTCAAtaagttttccaaaaatgaactgttgaaattctttGACCAATTTAATCTGCTCATCTACAGACCATGTTCTAGCTTGAAATTGAGTTAAGAACGATTTAATATACTTCAAGACAGGCTCACAATCTTTACTTCTTAACTGTTTCAGAAACCTTTGAAAGTCAAATTTTGTCAAGGTTTTTTTTGCTGAATTTTGCTTAGTTAGTCTCTCACTTTTGCTTTTGTTTTCAGACTTTACTTGAATACTATCTACTCCTTTAGTGATGTTTTCAATGCCCTCCTTAGCCGTAGAAGGGATAGCAGAATGATCTGGCTCGGAAGAATCTTCATTCTCATTAGAAACATTGACCTGTGGTTCTACTTCAGCAGCTAGCTTTGATGATTCGGGCTTCTTATCTATTCTTTGCTCATCCTTTTCTGCGATTGAGGGTCCTTCTTTAAAAGGTAGTTTCTCATTTTCTATGACATCTCcctcctcctcttcatcatcttcatcgccatcatcatcactgtcatcatcatttgCAAAGAGATCTTGGTCTGAGACAGTCGAAGCTTCTATACTGGTCCATTGCTTGTTGTCGTGGTGAGGTTCAAATTGACCCAAGATGTTGATCAGCTGCTTGTGTCCTCTATCGCTTTCGGATTCCGATCTTGTAGGGTTGGCAGATACAGAATCTCCTTTCGCAGTAGAGACGGAGGCTGTCGCCTTGGCCGATCCTAGCTTATTGAATGACTTGTTGAAGGACATGGGCAGTGAGGAGGCCGAGGGTTGGTTGTTAAAGCGATGAGCTAATCAGCTCGAAATCAGGCTTGTATTGATAACTAGTTTCGTGTGCGAAACAGTTCAAGCCACTTGTAGCTAGTATGAATTGAAACGTCCTCAAGGGGAAAACCATGACAAAGCAGGAGAGTGTGTAATCAGAAAAACGAGACATTTCCTTTTGAGAAGTGAGTTGGTAGGTGGAGGGCTTCGAAGCTAAAGAAGTTGATTCCTCCTTTGTTCACCCCGAAAAACCACTCTTACATAATCACAGAGAATTCCGATTACATAAGAtactggaagaaaaaaatatcatctACTGCATACCCTATGATGTCGGACAGTGAAAAGTTGGATGCTCTAGAAATCCAGAGGCGAAACTTTGAGGCCCAGTTTGGCTCTTTAGAAGATATGGGATATATAGATAAAACAAAGGTCCGAAAAAGCtcgaagaagaataaaGAACATAATGATAGTGAAGATGATTCTGGATCAGGAAATGATAGCTCTAATGACAGTGAATCTGATAGTGAAGAGTTTAATGGTTTTAGTGAAAACGAAGAGAAAGGGGAAGACGATTACGATGAAAATGATACACAGTTAAAGGGACAACCAAAAACAGTTAAGTTTACTGAAAACTTCAATACATTCAAAGGGCCATCTAAAGATGAACTAAAAATGGCCAGAGCGGGAAAACCTATTTCATTAAAGGAACTTAAGGAGAAACAGAGACTGGCTCTGAAAAATGCTACCGCTAATAACTCTGAAGAACAGGAACATTTGGTCAATGACTTGCAACTACAGAGATTGTTGGATGAGTCCCACCTTTTGGCTGGATCTTCTGAGAGATTTTCTGGTGCTGATCTATTAGATACtattgactttgaagacCCCATTGGCAAGGCTAGGCTACGTACATTGAACGCTCGTGTTCGAAAACTGGCCTCAATTAATGGAAAGAATGGTGGACTGCCTGCTCGCTTGGAGAAGATGCCCATGAGTATGAGGAAAGGTATGATCAAAAAGCAGCTTGAAAGAGAagctgaatttgaaaaagaagctAAGGAAGCTGGTATCGTCCtgtcaaagaagaggaaaggCGAATTTAGAAACTTGGCAACCGGTGACCGTGTTACAAACAAATCTGATAGAATAGGTACGGGTATCAAAAAGGCCACCAAAATGAGAGATAGAGGACTGAAAATTAACTCCGTTGGAAGAAGCACTCGTAATGGATTGGTGATCactccaaaagaaatagCCAAAGTTTCAGGGCCAAGCAATAAGAGGAAGAAACGTTAGCTATTATTATATGtaaattgaaaaaacttGCCAACTTATCTTATTTATGTTTGACTTTGGCTCTGTTCAAGTCTCTCTTCTCTTAATTCTGCAATTTGCTGTACTAGAGTCTCCAGGTTACTTCTTTCTGCAATTTTAATGGCACTACTAAGGGCCTTATCATCTCTAAGCTCGTTAGCCAATGCAAAAGCCTTCATTGAGTTCTCTTTGGAGCATGCGTCAGCAAGGAGTAGAAGCAATGATTTGTCGTATAACCTTGAATATTCAAACAATCTCAATTCTGAATCTTCAAGGCtgtcttcatcttcatctgcGTTCTGAATGGCGTCATTTAGTAGCTCTCCTAGAACTTTAGCCTTGACATAGTTTTCCTCagaattcaaagattcctcctcctctgaGTATGCTTCACTATTAACCGGTAACTCAATTTCAATCTCTGTAGGCAAGCGGAGAGGAAAATCCGGATATGAACTGGATTGAATAATTCCTGTTCTTTGTATTATACAATTAAATTTTTCACCCATAAGTCCCAGGGGCCAGCTCTTTATTTTATCCCCACTTGAAGCTGCTTTCTTGATACCAGCTGCGATATCTAATATTGGCACCCAACGGGCCTGAAGTGGGTCTCTCCAACGAGACAGAACCAGCAACATATCGTCATGTCCCACTAGGCAAGGATCTCCATCATCACTGAAGAAGAGTCCCTTGAATACAAAATCGTTCTTGCCATCGACATTCACAGGTAATGCTGCATCTCTCTGATAATACTTTCCATCTAAGTCCTGCATACTGAATCTCAAAGAGTTTCCATGCAATGTCGCACTAAAAATGTAGTTTCCATGTGCCATACATGCAACTAATGGAGAAGTTCTTTTCTATGGTTTGGGCAACACCAAAAAGACTGTAAGATCTGATATAACCATAAGAAGTTGCTACGACAACAACAGAATTGCTGACAGATACACATGTGATATATTCATCTTTCTGGCACGGAACCTCTCTTTCCCAATTCTGAGATATATCAGTGTCATGCGGTCGGAAAAGGATTCGTTTAGTAGAGGATGCCTTTGGATTAATGGAATTGGAACCACTGGTTGCTAAAACAAGAGCATTCTCATTCATAGATGCTAGGTCGTATCCATAaacatctttgaaatgatAAGATCGATGGAGGTCcttattgaaaaaatcaactGTTATAGTGTAATTTGCTGTCTGCTCTACAGACCAACAGTATCCAAATGAATTGATAGTCAAATACCTTTTATCGTACGACCAAGGAGTGGCTCCTGGAGAATAAGGTGtaattttccaagaactaGACACAATGGTAGGAGGTTTTCGTTTCTTGCTATGTTCACCAAACagttcatcatcttcatcaaggAATCCATTTGGAGGCCTTTTTGTCGTACTTGTTTCAGTATCTATAATAAAATCGTCAAGGTCACCATCAGCGTCCGGAATGGCTTCTGCAACATTGCCATTATTCTCTACGTCGGAAACGCCAGCTTCGGCATCGATAAACAAGGACGTTGCCTTATCGACAGAGGTTGTACCAGTTCGAGGAACGACGCCATTAAATCGCAAAATGTGGCCATCAAACGTACCCAGAACAACGTCAAAACGATCACCTATGGATATCCAATCGACATTGTAAACAGGCTTGGGGAGGTTGTACGAGTGAGTGACAATTTTTTGCTGAGTGTCCCAAATTATCAGCCTGTCATCCAAGTCAACAGATGCTAGGTAGTTACCGTTTGGCGACCAAGATAGAtccaccaaagaaagacGGTGTTTTCCAGGAAAAGCAACTCCCTCAGAAAAGTCATCGCTTCTGGAAAATAAACGGATAATATTATCTTCACAAGGAATGGCAATTACTTCACCGTCTGGTCTCCAGCTTGGCTTCGTGGAAACTCTGTTGTTATCCTTTGCTTTATTCTTAGTTTTGTCATCCTTGAACGTGAAattatcttcttcatccaattcgtcaaactcatcttctAGACTATCGTCAAACTCATCCTGGAACAATTTTTTGGGTATTTGACCTTCAATGCTGGATACGAATTCCGGACTTTGTGAACTTAACGAGTATACTCTTACAACCCTGCTAGAAAGCGATACAGCCACAAGATTAGAAACCCGATTATAAGACAGTGATGTGATTTCATTGTTCAGCCCAATTTTCTTAATAAGCTTTGTTTCTCCCTGAGGATCTAACAGAATTAGCTCTGAGTCATCACCTCCTACCACAGCCAGATTTCCACCGTTAGTTAAACATGAGTCTCTTAAAGGTAACACTGAAGAGAATAATATATTGTTGAGACTGTGGTTCGAAAAGGAGTAAAAACCTACAGTTCCTTTCTTGGAAGTCGCTATGATATTGTCTGTGTTGGtacaagtt
This is a stretch of genomic DNA from Komagataella phaffii GS115 chromosome 3, complete sequence. It encodes these proteins:
- a CDS encoding Protein required for pre-rRNA processing and 40S ribosomal subunit assembly — translated: MMSDSEKLDALEIQRRNFEAQFGSLEDMGYIDKTKVRKSSKKNKEHNDSEDDSGSGNDSSNDSESDSEEFNGFSENEEKGEDDYDENDTQLKGQPKTVKFTENFNTFKGPSKDELKMARAGKPISLKELKEKQRLALKNATANNSEEQEHLVNDLQLQRLLDESHLLAGSSERFSGADLLDTIDFEDPIGKARLRTLNARVRKLASINGKNGGLPARLEKMPMSMRKGMIKKQLEREAEFEKEAKEAGIVLSKKRKGEFRNLATGDRVTNKSDRIGTGIKKATKMRDRGLKINSVGRSTRNGLVITPKEIAKVSGPSNKRKKR
- a CDS encoding Guanine nucleotide exchange factor; its protein translation is MSFNKSFNKLGSAKATASVSTAKGDSVSANPTRSESESDRGHKQLINILGQFEPHHDNKQWTSIEASTVSDQDLFANDDDSDDDGDEDDEEEEGDVIENEKLPFKEGPSIAEKDEQRIDKKPESSKLAAEVEPQVNVSNENEDSSEPDHSAIPSTAKEGIENITKGVDSIQVKSENKSKSERLTKQNSAKKTLTKFDFQRFLKQLRSKDCEPVLKYIKSFLTQFQARTWSVDEQIKLVKEFQQFIFGKLIECKPFDNLSTDEDVNNTMEGLEKFIMSRIYNDTFPPLMVERKLSPSHREDLSRDKIYHINLKKYRWIQPKHLDIHLKIDSETSFVKLAGTELSKVNDYKSPRDKIICILNCCKVIFALIRQQQKIHKVEENADIFVPLLVFVILKCKTRNLISNLSFIERFRNDRFLVGESSYYVSSLQIAANFITTIEQSLLTISAEDFAAEIENNERKLKEESIKRKREQKILEEKKAQEDAQKQGLFSPLTEMIAGTGKGEDFAPSQVLKSSAGIFQQSLSTLFSSPSRESSPVSSSVDELKTAKKQSLEESKKEARIKSERETTLKNLKQMFPDMDSEILLDIAIAKNSNIGDCIDACLELTE
- a CDS encoding Protein involved in 5.8S rRNA processing, whose translation is MPEQDPLPPQNAGKKSKKSKKKGAMNPALLTPEYIAQQRALKLEEKNKKRDLLTKLGIDPVSTIEKPYLKFIKRKMLQVAVPSDERLNISIMTYNMLAQALIRRKLFPTSGDALKWGNRSVVLLNELKYYNCDIMCLQEVDYIQFNSFWNDELGKLGYDSQFYREGTKNHGVVVFWRKALFNCIKVSHINHDQEKTSDIAPRTVAQNVGVLVALEFSEKIKQKFPFSNRKGILIGTTHLFWHPFGTYERTRQTYLILKKMKEFHMSLTGSEKEDKMNDEWFTLFAGDLNSQPFDAPYLSMTSKPVLYSGRAKTVLECSTSFQYSKKRNGESTEDEDGGNIEKFGPEQPQTPVPDQFSPTDEQKELVKKIQVLHNSLPVIATSLYSAAYAKIHSENAGKDNDRNEPLISNWAHAWRGLLDYILVIQDWGFGDRTAPIDNVQLFQQTGIAINSLLRMPLPAELGNEGFPKAGMFGSDHLCMAANVGLAM
- a CDS encoding Chromatin-associated protein, with product MSLEPVNQLVFSGGGQTIVKVTDDFKHLLVASQKGLLKIFDADHQENEPTTIDILQDISSFSTCTNTDNIIATSKKGTVGFYSFSNHSLNNILFSSVLPLRDSCLTNGGNLAVVGGDDSELILLDPQGETKLIKKIGLNNEITSLSYNRVSNLVAVSLSSRVVRVYSLSSQSPEFVSSIEGQIPKKLFQDEFDDSLEDEFDELDEEDNFTFKDDKTKNKAKDNNRVSTKPSWRPDGEVIAIPCEDNIIRLFSRSDDFSEGVAFPGKHRLSLVDLSWSPNGNYLASVDLDDRLIIWDTQQKIVTHSYNLPKPVYNVDWISIGDRFDVVLGTFDGHILRFNGVVPRTGTTSVDKATSLFIDAEAGVSDVENNGNVAEAIPDADGDLDDFIIDTETSTTKRPPNGFLDEDDELFGEHSKKRKPPTIVSSSWKITPYSPGATPWSYDKRYLTINSFGYCWSVEQTANYTITVDFFNKDLHRSYHFKDVYGYDLASMNENALVLATSGSNSINPKASSTKRILFRPHDTDISQNWEREVPCQKDEYITCVSVSNSVVVVATSYGYIRSYSLFGVAQTIEKNFSISCIFSMQDLDGKYYQRDAALPVNVDGKNDFVFKGLFFSDDGDPCLVGHDDMLLVLSRWRDPLQARWVPILDIAAGIKKAASSGDKIKSWPLGLMGEKFNCIIQRTGIIQSSSYPDFPLRLPTEIEIELPVNSEAYSEEEESLNSEENYVKAKVLGELLNDAIQNADEDEDSLEDSELRLFEYSRLYDKSLLLLLADACSKENSMKAFALANELRDDKALSSAIKIAERSNLETLVQQIAELREERLEQSQSQT